The genomic DNA GGCGGTGAAGTTGGCGCCGAAGCTGTCCACCGTCTTGTTGCTTTCGGTGGCATCCAGGTCTGAGTTGCCGGTGCCGCGCAGCAGCTTTTCACGGCTGGCGGTGAGGTTGAATTTCACCTCGGGCAACAACGGCGCACCGGCAATCACGGCACTTGCCTGGGCCTGACGCACCCGTGCCATGGCAGCGGCCACATCAAAGCTGTCGCGGCGGGCCTGGTCGATCAGCCGGTTCAGTGACGGGCTGCCGAATTGTGTCCACCAGCGCTGGTTGACCACCTGGGCCGCGTCACGCTCGGTGTATTGCCACGCGGCAGGCGGCGCGATGCCACTGTCGCTGGCGGGCGGAGTGCCGGTGCAGGCATTGAGCAACAGGCACAGGCCAAGCAGGGAGGAATGTTTATTCACTGGTCAACGCCTTAACCGGATCGAGCCGGGCAGCTTTACGGGCCGGCATGAAGCCGAATACGACGCCGGTGACCAGCGCGCACCCAAACGCGCCGAACACCGCGATAAGGGAAAACTGCACCGCCACGTTGGCCAGCACCAGTACACCGCCCACCAGCAGGGCCAGGGCGATACCGCACAATCCGCCAACCACCGAGAGCATCACCGCTTCGGTGAGGAACTGGCGCAGGATGTCGCGCTGGCGTGCACCGGTGGCCATGCGGATGCCGATTTCGCGGGTGCGTTCGCGTACGGTCATCAACATGATGTTCATCACACCGATGCCGCCTACCAGCAGGGAAATTGCGGCAATCGAGCCGAGCATCAATGACAGGGTGTTCTGGGTGCGCGCTTCGGCCTGGATCATGGCGGCATTGTTGGTCAGCACGTAGTCACGCTTGCCGTTGTGCAGCTTGAGCATCAACTGGTCGATGGCCCGCTCGGCCTCGTGCACATTGCGTGCGTCGGCCGCGGCGATCGCCACGTATTCAGGGTTGTAACTGCCGAACAGGCGTACGCTCGCTGCGTTGTAGGGGATTGCCACCCGGTCGTCGCTGTCTTTGTCGCCCGAGCTGGCGCCTTTTTCCGCGAGCACACCGACCACCTGGAAGGGCACGTTTTCGATAAGGATGTATTGGCCGATCGGACTGGACAGGTGCTTGAACAGTTTTTCGCGGATCCGGTGACCGATGACGGCGACGGTGGCGCCCGCGCGCTCGTCGGCTTCGGTGAAATAGCTGCCTTCGACCACGGGCCAGTTGAAGATGGCCGGGAAGTTGGTGTCATTGCCGCCTACATACGCCATATGGTCGACATTGCCGAAACGCACGCCTGCTTCGGCACCGTTGACCGGCATGATGCGCTTGACCTGGGGCAAGGCGCCGAGGGCGGCCACATCGTTGAGGGTGATAATGCCCGGCGGCGTGCGTGGGTTGGGTGCCGTACCGCCCAGGTACAGGATGTTGGAACCGAACGCGCCCATTTGTGCCATGACCTGACGCTTGCTGCCTTCGCCCACCGCCAGCATCACCACCACCGACGCCACGCCGATGATGATGCCCAGCAAGGTCAACGCCGTACGGAAGCGGTTGATCCACATCACCCGCCACGCCGCTTGGACCGCGTCCACCAGCTCGGCTTTCCACGCGCCATTGTGCTCGGCGCCGTCGACCAGGCGCTGGCGCAGGTCCACGGCTTGCAAGGCGCCACTGTGGGCGGTTGCGGGGATGAAGGTTGCGTCTTGCGACGAATCACTGATGATCAGGCCATCGCGGATTTCGATGATGCGGTTCGCCCGCGCCGCGACCTCGCGGTCGTGGGTGATCAGGATCACCACGTGGCCCTGGCCTGCCAGCTCGTCCAGCAACGCCATGACTTCGGCGCCGCTGCTGCTGTCGAGGGCGCCGGTGGGTTCGTCGGCGAGGATGATATGGCCACCGTTCATCAATGCGCGGGCAATCGACACGCGTTGCTGTTGGCCGCCGGAAAGTTGATGCGGGCGGTTGCCGGTGCGCTCGCCCAGGCCCAGGCGAGTGAGCAGGGCCTTGGCGCGGGCGTGGCGCTCGGTTGCACTGATGCCGGCATAAATCGCCGGCATCTCGACGTTTTCCTGGGCCGAGCCCGAGGGAATCAGGTGGTAGCCCTGAAACACAAAGCCAAAGGCTTCACGGCGCAGCCAGGCCAGTGCGTCGCTGTCCAGGTGTGCGACATTTTCGCCGGCGAACAGGTAGTCGCCGACGGTGGGGCGGTCGAGGCAGCCGAGGATGTTCATCAGCGTGGATTTGCCCGAGCCGGACGCGCCGACAATCGCGACGAATTCCCCGGCGTGGATCGACAGGTCGATCCCGCGCAACACATCCACTTGAGGGCTGTCGCCACCGCCGTAGGACTTGCGGATGTTCTTGAGTTCGATCAGGGGCGTGGCCAACTCAACCCCCATTGCTGCTGGCCGGGCCGATCAGCAGATGATCGCCTTCATTCAAGCCGCCCAGCACTTCGACCCGCAGGCGATCACTGATGCCTGTGCGTACTTCGCGCTCTTCGATGGCGCCGTTCTTCGCGACGACACGGGCGATCGACGTGTCGCTGCCCGCGCCATTGGACAGTGCCGCGACCGGTGCGGTAAGGGCGTCCTTGACCTGGCTGGCGACGAAAAACACCTGAGTGGTCATCTCGGCCATCAGCGCCTGGTCGGCGTTGTCCACGTCCAGCAGCACCGTGTACAGCACCACGCGGCCGCTGCCGCTCTTGTTCGTGCTGTTCGGGCTGCCGCCACCCTGGGAGGTTTCATTCAGCGGCTTGGGCGGGATCGGTAAAATCTGGCGCACGGTGCTGGTCCAGCGGCGGCTGCCACCGCTCAAGGTGGTGAAGTAGGCGCTCATGCCCGGTTTGACGTGACCGATGTCGGCTTCGGAAACTTCCGCCCACACCGTCATTGGCGATAACTTGGCGATGCGCAGGATCAAGGGCGTCTGCTGTTGTGCATTGAGGGTCTGGCCGACCCGTGCGTCCACCGCGACCACGGTGCCGTCCATGGGGGCGAAAATGCGTGTGTAGCCCAGCTCGGCTTCGTCGCTGCGCAGGCTCGCGCGGGCCTGACGGATCTGCGCCTGGAACATGTCGACCCGCGCCTGGGTGGCGCTCAACTCGGCCTTTGCGGTTTGCACGTCCTCTTCGCGGGTGGCGTTGCCGGCAGCCAGACGCTGCTGGCGCTGGAATTTCTGGCGCGCCAGTTCGTGCTGGGCCTTTTGCTCCTGCAACTGGGCCTGGAGGTTTTCGATGGCATAGCGGCTGGCGTCGAGCTTGGCCTTTTGCGTGGACGGGTCGATCTCCACCAGCAATTGACCTTCCTTGACCTGATCGCCGGCCTCGACGTGGATTTTCTGGATCTGCCCGGACGCCTGCGCACCCACATCCACATAACGACGCGGTTGCAGGGTGCCCAGGGCGGTGACGCTGCTTTCTATATTGCCGCGCGTCACGGTGACGGTGGCCAGGGTGTCGCGACCCGAGGGCAACACTTGCCAGGCGGCGACGGCGAACACGGGAATCAGGCACGCCACCACAAGCAGGGCGCGTCGGGCGGGTCGAGGGCGTTTCATGCTTAGGTTCCAGCCAGGAAAGATCGGAGCGCAGTCGCGCAGAGCTGACAGTTAAACGAGGAAATTGCGTGGGGATTTAGGCCGTTACACAATCGGTAACAGGTGCGGAGAATAAAAAATCGGCGACAGCCACAAGAAATCTTTAAAAGTAGATGAGAATTATTATAAATTGCACACGTTCAAACTGCCATCATCGGTAGGCTGCCTTTTCAGCCATCAAGGATCGGATGCCGTCCACCCGGACGGTCGGGAGTCATGTTGGAAAACTACTATCGCGAGCTGGTGTGTTTCCTCAACGCCAGGCTGGGCAACCGTCAGGTGGCCGAGGATGTGGTGCATGACGCTTATGTGCGGGTGCTGGAGCGTTCCAGCGACACACCGATCGAACAGCCGCGCGCTTTTTTGTACCGCACCGCACTGAACCTGGTGATCGACGGCCATCGGCGCAATGCCTTGCGTCAGGTCGAACCCCTGGAAGTGCTGGACAGCGAAGGGCGCTTCGCCCATTGCTCGCCCCACACCAGCCACGACCAGGGGCTGCGCCTTGAAATGCTCGAGCGGGCCCTTGCCGAGCTGCCGACGGCGTGCCGCGACAGTTTCCTGCTGCGCAAACTCGATGGCCTGAGCCACCTGCAAATCGGTGAGCGTCTGGGCATTTCCCGCAGCGTGGTGGAAAAGCACATCGTCAACGCCATGAAGCATTGCCGGGTACGCATGCGCGAGTGGGACGCCCACTGACTGACACGCTGGCTAAATTTTATTTCATTGTCCTCGTTTCCTATCAACACATGACCTGTTGATCAGCCTTCAGGTCTCGAAGGTATTCCCGCCCCACCCCGACGGGGTTTATCCAGAGGACACTGGAATGACACAGGCAATTGCTTCGCCCGCGGTTCATGACTTGATCGGCATCGGTTTCGGCCCCTCGAACCTTGCACTGGCCATCGCGCTGCAGGAACGCGAGAAAACCCAGGGCAAACTGGACGCGCTGTTTCTCGACAAACAGGCCGATTACCGCTGGCACGGCAATACCCTGGTGACCCAGAGCGAGCTGCAGATCTCCTTTCTCAAGGACCTGGTCACCCTGCGCAACCCCACCAGCCCTTATTCCTTCGTCAATTACCTCAAAGCCCATGACCGCCTGGTGGACTTCATCAACCTGGGCACCTTCTACCCCTGCCGCATGGAGTACAACGACTACCTGCGCTGGGTGGCGGCGCAGTTCCAGGCCCAGGGCCGCTATGGCGAGGACGTGCTGGCCATCGAGCCGATCCTGCATCAACAGCAGGTCGAAGCGCTGCGCGTGATTTCCCGCGATGCTCAGGGCGAGCAGCATGTGCGCACCACCCGCTCGGTGGTGGTCAGTGCCGGCGGCACGCCGCGTGTGCCGGTCGCGTTCAAGGGGCTCAAGGATGACAGCCGCGTCTTTCATCACTCGCAATACCTGGCGCGCATGGCCCAACAGCCGTGTGTGCAAGGCAAGCCGATGCGCATTGCGATTATCGGCGGCGGCCAGAGTGCGGCCGAAGCCTTTATCGACCTGAATGACAGCTTCCCATCGGTGCAGGTCGACATGATCCTGCGCGGTTCGGCCTTGAAGCCGGCCGATGACAGCCCGTTCGTCAACGAAGTGTTTTCGCCGGCCTTCACCGACCTGGTGTTCCAGCAAGTCGGCGCCGAGCGCGAGCGCCTGGTGGCGGAGTACCAAAA from Pseudomonas tolaasii NCPPB 2192 includes the following:
- a CDS encoding MacB family efflux pump subunit, which translates into the protein MGVELATPLIELKNIRKSYGGGDSPQVDVLRGIDLSIHAGEFVAIVGASGSGKSTLMNILGCLDRPTVGDYLFAGENVAHLDSDALAWLRREAFGFVFQGYHLIPSGSAQENVEMPAIYAGISATERHARAKALLTRLGLGERTGNRPHQLSGGQQQRVSIARALMNGGHIILADEPTGALDSSSGAEVMALLDELAGQGHVVILITHDREVAARANRIIEIRDGLIISDSSQDATFIPATAHSGALQAVDLRQRLVDGAEHNGAWKAELVDAVQAAWRVMWINRFRTALTLLGIIIGVASVVVMLAVGEGSKRQVMAQMGAFGSNILYLGGTAPNPRTPPGIITLNDVAALGALPQVKRIMPVNGAEAGVRFGNVDHMAYVGGNDTNFPAIFNWPVVEGSYFTEADERAGATVAVIGHRIREKLFKHLSSPIGQYILIENVPFQVVGVLAEKGASSGDKDSDDRVAIPYNAASVRLFGSYNPEYVAIAAADARNVHEAERAIDQLMLKLHNGKRDYVLTNNAAMIQAEARTQNTLSLMLGSIAAISLLVGGIGVMNIMLMTVRERTREIGIRMATGARQRDILRQFLTEAVMLSVVGGLCGIALALLVGGVLVLANVAVQFSLIAVFGAFGCALVTGVVFGFMPARKAARLDPVKALTSE
- a CDS encoding efflux RND transporter periplasmic adaptor subunit, with amino-acid sequence MKRPRPARRALLVVACLIPVFAVAAWQVLPSGRDTLATVTVTRGNIESSVTALGTLQPRRYVDVGAQASGQIQKIHVEAGDQVKEGQLLVEIDPSTQKAKLDASRYAIENLQAQLQEQKAQHELARQKFQRQQRLAAGNATREEDVQTAKAELSATQARVDMFQAQIRQARASLRSDEAELGYTRIFAPMDGTVVAVDARVGQTLNAQQQTPLILRIAKLSPMTVWAEVSEADIGHVKPGMSAYFTTLSGGSRRWTSTVRQILPIPPKPLNETSQGGGSPNSTNKSGSGRVVLYTVLLDVDNADQALMAEMTTQVFFVASQVKDALTAPVAALSNGAGSDTSIARVVAKNGAIEEREVRTGISDRLRVEVLGGLNEGDHLLIGPASSNGG
- a CDS encoding sigma-70 family RNA polymerase sigma factor; translated protein: MLENYYRELVCFLNARLGNRQVAEDVVHDAYVRVLERSSDTPIEQPRAFLYRTALNLVIDGHRRNALRQVEPLEVLDSEGRFAHCSPHTSHDQGLRLEMLERALAELPTACRDSFLLRKLDGLSHLQIGERLGISRSVVEKHIVNAMKHCRVRMREWDAH
- a CDS encoding lysine N(6)-hydroxylase/L-ornithine N(5)-oxygenase family protein — protein: MTQAIASPAVHDLIGIGFGPSNLALAIALQEREKTQGKLDALFLDKQADYRWHGNTLVTQSELQISFLKDLVTLRNPTSPYSFVNYLKAHDRLVDFINLGTFYPCRMEYNDYLRWVAAQFQAQGRYGEDVLAIEPILHQQQVEALRVISRDAQGEQHVRTTRSVVVSAGGTPRVPVAFKGLKDDSRVFHHSQYLARMAQQPCVQGKPMRIAIIGGGQSAAEAFIDLNDSFPSVQVDMILRGSALKPADDSPFVNEVFSPAFTDLVFQQVGAERERLVAEYQNTNYSVVDLDLIERIYGIFYRQKVSGIARHAFRTMTVVEKAAAGPLGIELTLRNNANGDTTLGHYDAVVLATGYERQMHRELLAPLDDYLGDFEVSRDYRIVTDERCKAGIYIQGFSQASHGLSDTLLSILPIRADEIAASLYEHDRHRGKGRSVQDLLLATAS